Proteins encoded together in one Undibacterium sp. CCC3.4 window:
- a CDS encoding adenosylcobinamide-GDP ribazoletransferase: MKRHSVHQLRLFFVALQFFTRLPIPAWVGFDAAWLQQASRYFPAVGWVVGVVTASVYSVASLVWPAAVAVLLSMIAGILLTGAFHEDGFADVCDGFGGGLNAQRVLDIMRDSRVGAYGAMGAALMLLCKFVLLVSLPTVLVVPALLIAHPLSRLLSCSLIFCLEYARLEGKAKPLAQHMSSNEFGIACLSVLLPLSLILLWQPLLLTRLAPVLLLMLLATVLLARLFVKKIGGYTGDCLGAVQQLSEVACYLGLLAHWAH; the protein is encoded by the coding sequence ATGAAACGTCACAGCGTACATCAATTGCGCTTGTTTTTCGTGGCCTTGCAGTTTTTTACGCGGCTGCCGATTCCTGCATGGGTGGGCTTTGATGCGGCTTGGTTACAGCAAGCTTCACGCTACTTCCCGGCCGTCGGCTGGGTGGTCGGTGTGGTGACCGCCAGCGTCTACAGTGTGGCCTCGCTGGTGTGGCCGGCGGCGGTCGCGGTGCTGCTGTCGATGATCGCTGGAATTTTACTCACCGGTGCGTTTCACGAAGATGGCTTTGCCGATGTCTGCGATGGCTTCGGCGGCGGGCTCAATGCGCAACGGGTGCTCGACATCATGCGCGATTCGCGCGTCGGGGCGTATGGTGCCATGGGCGCGGCGTTGATGTTGCTGTGTAAATTCGTGCTGCTGGTGAGCTTGCCGACCGTATTGGTGGTGCCGGCCTTGCTGATTGCTCATCCCCTGTCGCGCCTGCTGTCGTGCAGCCTGATTTTCTGTCTGGAGTATGCGCGCCTGGAAGGAAAGGCCAAGCCATTGGCGCAGCACATGAGTTCCAATGAATTCGGCATTGCTTGCCTGAGCGTGCTGCTGCCGCTCAGTCTGATCTTGCTGTGGCAACCGTTATTGTTGACCCGTTTAGCGCCGGTCTTGTTATTGATGTTGCTGGCGACGGTATTGTTGGCGCGCTTGTTTGTCAAAAAAATCGGCGGTTACACGGGCGACTGCTTGGGCGCTGTTCAGCAATTGAGTGAAGTCGCCTGTTACCTGGGCTTGTTAGCGCACTGGGCGCACTGA
- the cobT gene encoding nicotinate-nucleotide--dimethylbenzimidazole phosphoribosyltransferase produces MMPSISPTANGTLEAALAAAINQKTKPLGSLGRLEQLAAQIGLIQQTVTPRLEAPSIIVFAGDHGVVAEGVSAYPQDVTWQMVENFLAGGAAINVFARQNGLALQIVDAGVNHDFGLRADLLDRKIAPGTKNFAQQAAMTMEQCAAALANGRALVADLPGNVLGFGEMGIGNTTAAAALMHRLTGVPVAECVGAGTGLSADGIAHKERVITAACALHAELSEPLALLACFGGFEIATMVGAMCAAAERRMVLLIDGFIVSSALLVAARLHPAILDYCVFSHQSDESGHARMLLALDVKPVLQLDLRLGEGTGAALVYPMLAAAVNFLNQMATFASADVSQQSHS; encoded by the coding sequence ATGATGCCTTCGATTTCCCCGACCGCCAACGGCACGCTGGAAGCGGCGCTGGCCGCGGCCATCAACCAAAAAACCAAACCGCTGGGCAGCCTCGGTAGGCTCGAGCAATTGGCCGCGCAAATCGGCTTGATACAGCAAACCGTCACGCCGCGTTTGGAAGCGCCATCGATCATCGTGTTTGCCGGTGACCATGGCGTGGTGGCTGAAGGTGTCTCGGCCTATCCGCAGGATGTGACTTGGCAGATGGTGGAAAATTTTCTGGCAGGTGGTGCGGCGATCAATGTTTTCGCGCGTCAGAATGGTTTGGCTTTGCAGATTGTCGACGCCGGTGTGAATCATGATTTCGGATTGCGTGCTGATTTGCTCGACCGGAAGATTGCGCCCGGCACCAAAAATTTCGCCCAACAAGCGGCGATGACGATGGAACAATGTGCTGCTGCCTTAGCGAATGGGCGTGCGCTGGTTGCCGATTTGCCCGGCAATGTGCTCGGTTTCGGTGAAATGGGTATCGGTAACACCACGGCCGCGGCGGCGCTGATGCACCGTCTTACCGGCGTGCCGGTTGCCGAGTGCGTCGGTGCCGGCACCGGTTTGTCGGCCGATGGCATTGCGCACAAAGAGCGCGTCATCACGGCTGCCTGCGCCTTGCATGCCGAGCTCAGTGAACCGCTGGCGCTGTTGGCTTGTTTCGGCGGCTTTGAAATCGCCACCATGGTCGGGGCCATGTGTGCGGCCGCCGAGCGCCGCATGGTTTTGCTTATCGATGGTTTCATCGTCAGCAGCGCTTTGCTGGTGGCGGCGCGTTTGCATCCGGCGATTCTTGATTACTGCGTGTTTTCGCATCAATCTGATGAAAGCGGGCACGCGCGCATGTTGCTGGCCTTGGATGTCAAACCGGTATTGCAACTTGATTTGCGCTTAGGTGAGGGCACCGGTGCCGCCTTGGTGTATCCGATGCTGGCAGCGGCGGTGAATTTTCTTAATCAGATGGCGACCTTTGCTTCGGCCGATGTCAGCCAGCAAAGTCATAGCTGA
- a CDS encoding PilZ domain-containing protein has product MLELRKTPRINVSWRSGIKLPDGRLILCRTMNISSGGILLQSPQNLVSMRSYPMMLDIPGIDEPGKIFHVGCMGMIRHVVLSNDHYRIGVQLSEMSSLHEELFQAWISKAQVYNHA; this is encoded by the coding sequence ATGCTGGAACTCCGAAAAACACCGCGTATCAATGTCAGTTGGCGATCCGGCATCAAATTGCCCGATGGTCGTTTGATACTGTGCCGTACGATGAATATTTCCAGCGGAGGGATTTTGCTGCAATCGCCGCAGAATCTGGTGAGCATGCGCAGCTATCCGATGATGCTGGATATTCCTGGTATCGACGAACCGGGAAAAATTTTTCATGTCGGCTGTATGGGGATGATCCGGCATGTCGTGTTAAGTAATGACCATTATCGCATCGGCGTGCAATTGAGTGAGATGTCGTCATTACATGAGGAATTGTTTCAGGCGTGGATTTCCAAAGCCCAAGTCTACAACCACGCGTGA
- a CDS encoding histidine phosphatase family protein, translating into MQLQLIRHTAPLLPSGICYGRSEVAVAQADCLAVAAQWHRANLEKRPIFSSPAQRCRQLAQLLSPMPSYDARLLELDFGSWEMQSWDQIARAEIDAWAADTVAYAPGGRENLSQMVARLRAFLNDLHAYAVDSAVLVTHGGVIRILAAWQPGKSDVQLAQRVCDLQETYPFASFTELEIFL; encoded by the coding sequence ATGCAATTACAACTGATTCGTCACACCGCGCCGTTGCTGCCGAGTGGAATTTGTTATGGTCGCAGTGAGGTGGCGGTAGCGCAGGCCGATTGCTTGGCCGTGGCGGCGCAGTGGCATCGCGCAAACCTTGAGAAGCGGCCGATTTTCAGTAGTCCGGCGCAACGCTGCCGGCAGTTGGCGCAATTGCTCAGTCCTATGCCCAGTTACGACGCACGCTTGCTCGAGCTCGATTTCGGCAGCTGGGAAATGCAGTCCTGGGATCAGATTGCGCGCGCGGAGATCGATGCGTGGGCGGCGGATACCGTTGCTTATGCCCCGGGCGGACGGGAAAATTTGTCTCAAATGGTGGCGCGGCTGCGCGCCTTCTTGAACGATTTGCATGCCTACGCAGTCGATAGTGCGGTATTAGTCACGCACGGCGGCGTGATCCGCATACTCGCCGCATGGCAGCCAGGCAAGTCGGATGTGCAATTGGCGCAACGGGTTTGCGACTTGCAAGAAACTTATCCATTTGCCTCATTTACGGAGCTGGAGATTTTCCTGTAG